gtttttttaattttattttacttgtgggggaaaaacagcatttgATTAATTTGTGTTTAATTTTGTCAATTGTTTGTTTGTAAAAATCCAAtaaacgaatatatatatatatatatatatatatatatatatatatatatatatatatatatatatatatatatatatatatatatatatatatatatacatatatatatatatatatatatatatatatatatatatatatatatatatatatatatatatattcattcgttTATTGGATTTTTACataaatattttacatatatatatatatatatatatatatatatatatatatatatatatatatatatatatatatttatttatttatttatttatttattcaatttttttcttGGGGGCGATTttctagatatgttaatcccatgTGTTAAAGTAAAATACCTAAGTGAggtttttacatccatccatccatccattaatccaTTTCCGCCGCCTGACCGTGTCCGTGTCGCGGgtgcagcagtctaagcagagatgcTCAGACTTCCCTGTCTCTGGCCACCTCCTCCAGGTCCACAGGGGGGACACCGAGGCGTTCCCgggccagctgtgagacatagtccctccaGCGAGTCCCAGGTCTGCCCTGAGGCCTACTCCCAgctggacatgccctaaacacctcaccagggaggcgttttttttacatgtgttttaaaaaaatgaaatccaCTGAAATCATGCAATAGATTGTTTTTAGTGGATGAAAACacagcaagtgtgtgtgtatggggcagCGACGTTGGGATTACTGTGGAGGTGGATGGGCGGGCCCTTCAGGTGTCGAGCTTTGAAGAAACACGACATGACGTCACCAAAGATCAACTTTGAGCGTTCACACACAGCAGCAACATTTTGGAGCAAGGATGAGGCGATAGAAGAAATGTAAAAATACGATAAATCTACCTGGAAAGTTATGTTTCATTTTTGTATCTCATTgaccataactgtggtgcattcaaggacccttgattaaagttagaaaaacgtatttaaattcatattctggccactttatattgaacGTGTTGGATAAATCCACTTTGAGAAAAGGTCAGAGTCACCAGGAAGCACGAAAAGGGAGttcagtgtacctaatgttgtggcttggAGGTGTGTTTGAAAGGTGGTCTAGTGGTGGGCTTTCTTCAGGTGGCAGGTGCACGCAGGCTGACTGGAGGTGTGCTGCACCTCCTCCCTGTACCTCGTCTGCTCTTTGTGCTTGGGCTCCTCCCGCCGCTTCTCCACCTCCTCCACCTCCCTGACCTTCCTCACCTCCTGGCGGGGCGATGACTTCCCCTCTCTTCCCTTCTCTCCCACCAGAGCCTTGGAGGGCGTGCGCTCGTTCTTCGGCGACGCCCTGCTTTGTATCTGGACCCGTTTGACGTGGTCCACGGCGTACGGCCTCTCCTGGGACTCGTTGGAACCCTTACGTCCGGCGCTTTTATCCGCCGCGTTCTTCCGAGGAGGAGGAGAGGCGGGCTTGTAGGCCTCCAGCTTGCGCTTCTGACTCATGGCGGAGGCGCAGCAGATGATGAAGACCAAGACGATGAGGAGGGAGGTGACCACGACGATGATGAGGAGATTCTGCTGCAGGAAGTCCACCACTCGGCTCAGGACGAAGTCCTTCAGGCGGATcatggtggtggtgatggtgttGGTGAGGGAGGGCGCCTCGGTGGGGGCGGCGCTGACCTCCACCGGAGCGCGGGTGGAGAAGGACTTGGGGAAGAGGAACTCCAGCCCGTCGTCGCCGCTCCCGTCCATGGACATGTTGTAGAACATGGGAGCACACTGGGCCACGGTGCACCACAGCGACAGCAGGGTCACGTGCAGAACCAAGCGGGATGTCATCTTCACGGCGAAACCTGCAACGTCATCAAAATGTAGAAGGATTAGAAACGACGCCATTTCGAACAAGAAGACGCCATGCTTTGTCGAACACCCTCtaagccaggggtccccaaacaacGGGCCGTgggccggatacggcccgccagcatcacaaaatccagcccgcgggaagtcccaagtttaaaaaaaataaagtaaaactattattattattataattttttggaaattatttttaaaaatctgtcctttctaatccattttctgctcttattactctcggtgtctcctagccgctcaggcaaatcatattgtctaaaaatgcattttaccatcgataacgtgacatcatcggcaaAGTGTGTTtttgcgaggaatatatatatatatatatatatatatatatatatatatatatatatatatatatatatatatatatatatatatatatatatatatatacatatatatatatatatatatatatatatatatatatatatatatatatatatatatatatatatatatatatatatatatatacgttagttcaggaaaaaacacaagaggctatatcttccttacaagcctgtttcgcagatttTAAAATCTA
The Nerophis lumbriciformis linkage group LG12, RoL_Nlum_v2.1, whole genome shotgun sequence DNA segment above includes these coding regions:
- the tmem119a gene encoding uncharacterized protein tmem119a → MTSRLVLHVTLLSLWCTVAQCAPMFYNMSMDGSGDDGLEFLFPKSFSTRAPVEVSAAPTEAPSLTNTITTTMIRLKDFVLSRVVDFLQQNLLIIVVVTSLLIVLVFIICCASAMSQKRKLEAYKPASPPPRKNAADKSAGRKGSNESQERPYAVDHVKRVQIQSRASPKNERTPSKALVGEKGREGKSSPRQEVRKVREVEEVEKRREEPKHKEQTRYREEVQHTSSQPACTCHLKKAHH